The genomic window CGGTTTGCTCTTCGACAAAAGTGAGGATGGTGGCGTCTGGCTTGGCCTCGATCACGCCCACCGCCTGGCGGTCGATGAACAGCACGTAGTCCGCCGGGCCGGTGCCGGTCGGATGCTCCCGCACCGCGACACCCAGACTGGCGCCGAGGTTGAGGTGCCTCATGTCCTGCACCACCCAACCGGCTGCGACAAGCTTTTTGTCGATGTGTTGGCGGGCTTTGGCTTCGGGTGTCATGCAGCGTGCATTGTGTGCGAGCCGCGACAATCGACACCAGATGCCACCGATCTTCCCCGACTCGACCGCGGACGCAGAAAATCCACCTGAGCCCGCCATCGAAAGGCGCGCTCCTCGCGTCGGCGCGTTCGACCCGCTGAGCCTGCCGGTGTTCCGCATGCTGTGGAGCACCTGGCTCATCGCCAATGTCTGCATGTGGATGAACGACGTGGCGGCGGCGTGGATGATGACCACGCTCACCACGACGCCGATCTGGGTCGCGCTGGTGCAATCGGCCTCGACCTTGCCGATGTTCCTGCTCGGGCTGCCGAGCGGTGCATTGGCGGACATCCTGGATCGGCGGCGCTGGCTGATCGCCACGCAGTTCTGGCTGGCCGGCGCCGCCGTCGTGCTGTGCGCAGCGAGCGTGCTCGACCTCATCACCGCGCCGCTGCTGCTGGCGCTCACCTTCGCCAACGGCATCGGCCTGGCGATGCGCTGGCCGGTGTTCGCAGCCATCGTGCCGGAGCTGGTGCCGCGCACCCAATTGCCGGCAGCGCTCGGCCTCAACGGCATCGCGATGAACGCATCGCGCATCATCGGCCCGCTGCTGGCCGGCGCGATCATCGCCAGTGCGGGCAGCGTATGGGTGTTCGGACTCAACGCGGTGCTGTCGGTGGCCTGCGGCTTTGTCGTGATGCGCTGGCGGCGCGAGCACGTACCCAATCCGCTCGGCCGTGAAAAGCTCATCGGCGCGATGCGCGTCGGCGTGCAGTTCGTGCGGCAATCGCAGCGCATGCGCGCGGTGCTCGTGCGCATCTCGATCTTCTTCCTGCATTCCACCGCGCTGCTCGCCCTGCTGCCTTTGCTGGCGCGCGGCCTGCACGGCGGCGATG from Variovorax sp. PAMC28562 includes these protein-coding regions:
- a CDS encoding MFS transporter; the protein is MPPIFPDSTADAENPPEPAIERRAPRVGAFDPLSLPVFRMLWSTWLIANVCMWMNDVAAAWMMTTLTTTPIWVALVQSASTLPMFLLGLPSGALADILDRRRWLIATQFWLAGAAVVLCAASVLDLITAPLLLALTFANGIGLAMRWPVFAAIVPELVPRTQLPAALGLNGIAMNASRIIGPLLAGAIIASAGSVWVFGLNAVLSVACGFVVMRWRREHVPNPLGREKLIGAMRVGVQFVRQSQRMRAVLVRISIFFLHSTALLALLPLLARGLHGGDAGTFTLLLASMGAGAIVVVLFLPRLRQAFDRDQLVLRGTLIQSAATAVMAYAPNTWVAVPAMFFAGAAWITVANSLSVSAQLALPDWVRARGMSMYQMAIMGATAFGAAVWGQIATVGTLQTALLIGAVSGVLMMGVALRYVVDGGGSDEDNDLSPAREGWAQAPAHPAPSEGRVVITVQYIIDPARAAAFHLVMQQTRRTRLAEGAIGWELLNDIREPERYVEQIVDASWTEHLRRFNRATAADLALRERRLAFHLGEGPPVVTRYIVKR